Proteins encoded by one window of Scatophagus argus isolate fScaArg1 chromosome 4, fScaArg1.pri, whole genome shotgun sequence:
- the LOC124057594 gene encoding E3 ubiquitin-protein ligase TRIM35-like, whose amino-acid sequence MAEITALLESFLSCHVCSETFRDPVSLSCNHSFCSSCLKQSWEQTGNKNCPICKRKSSKDFLGVIFSLKELADSFAGRQKSGSSEAEQAEKKVEVVCSKHQEESKLFCEDEQRAVCPVCESSLHQSHRVVPIEQAVSDLKEQLKSDLESLQDKRDKYKQVEETYNEVIQHSKKQLLSTEKQIRAQFNKLHQFLKEEEESRLAGLREEEEQKGKTISREMKMIQEQISSLSDSISAVEEDLQKHNMTFLSSYKATQSRARVQCSLSDPQLVSGALIDVAKHLGNLSFRVWDKMKDKVHFSPVILDPNTASRWLHLSDDLTSVRHGGTSQQLPDNPERFTKYTNVLGSEDFSSGKHSWEVEVGDHPVWAVGLVKESVDRKGKIFASPEYGVWCLFLGDRKYTNGLSETVRVKETLQRIRVQLDYDRGHLQRHFQNLSH is encoded by the coding sequence ATGGCTGAGATAACTGCTCTTCTGGAAAGTTTCCTGAGTTGCCACGTGTGTTCAGAGACTTTCAGAGATCCTGTGTCTCTGAGCTGCAACCACAGCTTCTGTTCAAGCTGTCTGAAACAATCCTGGGaacaaactggaaacaaaaactgtcCCATTTGTAAGAGAAAATCCTCAAAAGATTTCCTGGGGGTGATCTTTTCACTGAAGGAACTCGCTGACTCCTTTGCTGGGAGACAGAAATCTGGATCATCTGAGGCCGaacaagcagagaagaaggtggaggtggtgtgtaGTAAACATCAGGAAGAGTCTAAATTATTCTGTGAGGACGAGCAGAGAGCTGTGTGTCCTGTCTGTGAGTCTTCTCTCCATCAGAGTCACAGGGTGGTTCCTATAGAACAAGCAGTCAGTGACCTGAAGGAGCAGCTGAAATCTGACTTAGAGTCTCTGCAGGACAAGAGGGACAAATACAAACAAGTGGAGGAGACATACAATGAAGTGATTCAACACTCCAAGAAGCAGCTGCTGTCCACAGAGAAGCAGATCAGAGCACAGTTCAACAAGCTCCACCAGTTcctgaaggaggaagaggagtccaGACTGGCAGgtctgagggaggaagaggagcagaagggGAAGAccatcagcagagagatgaagatgatTCAGGAGCAGATCTCCTCTCTGTCAGACAGCATCTCTGCTGTTGAAGAagacctgcagaaacacaacatgacGTTCCTCAGCAGTTATAAAGCCACTCAGTCCAGAGCCAGAGTCCAGTGCTCCCTGTCAGATCCACAGCTGGTCTCAGGAGCGCTCATAGATGTGGCCAAACACCTGGGCAACCTGTCCTTCAGAGTCTGGGACAAGATGAAGGACAAGGTCCACTTCAGTCCTGTCATTCTGGACCCAAACACTGCAAGCCGCTGGCTCCATCTGTCTGATGATCTGACCAGTGTGAGACATGGAGGCACAAGCCAGCAGCTTCCTGACAACCCAGAGAGATTCACTAAGTATACAAATGTTCTGGGCTCTGAGGACTTCAGCTCAGGGAAACACAgctgggaggtggaggtgggagatCATCCTGTCTGGGCTGTAGGTTTGGTTAAAGAGTCAGTTGACAGGAAGGGGAAGATATTTGCGTCACCAGAATATGGAGTCTGGTGTTTATTCCTTGGTGacagaaaatatacaaatgGTCTTAGTGAGACTGTCAGAGTGAAGGAGACTCTCCAGAGGATCAGAGTCCAGCTGGACTATGACAGGGGACATTTAcaaagacactttcaaaatCTGTCACACTGA
- the LOC124057595 gene encoding tubulin beta-1 chain — protein sequence MREIVHLQAGQCGNQIGAKFWEVISDEHGIDPTGTYHGDSDLQLDRINVYYNEASGGKYVPRAVLVDLEPGTMDSVRSGPFGQVFRPDNFVFGQSGAGNNWAKGHYTEGAELVDSVLDVVRKEAESCDCLQGFQLTHSLGGGTGSGMGTLLISKIREEYPDRIMNTFSVVPSPKVSDTVVEPYNATLSVHQLVENTDETYCIDNEALYDICFRTLKLTTPSYGDLNHLVSATMSGVTTCLRFPGQLNADLRKLAVNMVPFPRLHFFMPGFAPLTSRGSQQYRSLTVPELTQQMFDAKNMMAACDPRHGRYLTVAAIFRGRMSMKEVDEQMLNVQNKNSSYFVEWIPNNVKTAVCDIPPRGLKMAATFIGNSTAIQELFKRISEQFTAMFRRKAFLHWYTGEGMDEMEFTEAESNMNDLVSEYQQYQDATAEEEGEFEEDGEEELA from the exons ATGAGGGAAATTGTGCATCTTCAGGCCGGCCAGTGTGGCAACCAGATTGGGGCCAAG TTTTGGGAGGTGATCAGTGATGAGCATGGTATTGACCCTACTGGTACATACCATGGTGACAGTGACCTGCAGCTGGACAGGATCAATGTTTACTACAATGAAGCATCAG GTGGTAAATATGTACCCCGTGCAGTGCTGGTTGATCTGGAGCCAGGCACCATGGACTCCGTGAGGTCCGGACCTTTTGGTCAGGTCTTCAGGCCAGACAACTTTGTTTTtg gacAGAGTGGTGCTGGCAACAACTGGGCTAAGGGCCACTACACTGAGGGTGCAGAGCTGGTGGACTCTGTCCTGGATGTGGTGAGGAAGGAAGCAGAGAGCTGTGACTGCCTCCAGGGCTTCCAGCTCACCCACTCCCTGGGTGGTGGTACAGGCTCTGGTATGGGCACGCTGCTTATCAGCAAGATCCGTGAAGAGTACCCTGACCGCATCATGAATACATTCAGTGTGGTCCCTTCCCCAAAAGTATCTGACACAGTAGTTGAGCCCTACAATGCCACACTATCTGTCCACCAGCTTGTTGAAAACACAGATGAGACCTACTGCATTGACAACGAGGCCCTGTACGACATCTGTTTCCGTACCCTCAAACTCACAACCCCTTCATACGGTGACCTCAACCACTTAGTCTCTGCCACCATGAGTGGTGTCACCACCTGCCTCAGGTTCCCTGGGCAGCTCAATGCTGACCTGCGTAAACTGGCTGTTAACATGGTGCCATTCCCTCGTCTGCACTTTTTCATGCCAGGCTTTGCTCCCCTCACAAGTAGAGGTAGTCAGCAGTACAGATCCCTCACTGTGCCAGAGCTCACCCAGCAGATGTTTGATGCCAAGAACATGATGGCTGCCTGCGACCCACGTCACGGCCGCTACCTGACAGTGGCCGCAATCTTCCGTGGTCGCATGTCCATGAAGGAAGTGGATGAGCAGATGCTGAATGTacagaacaagaacagcagTTACTTCGTTGAATGGATCCCCAACAATGTCAAGACCGCTGTCTGTGACATTCCTCCCCGTGGCCTCAAGATGGCAGCCACCTTCATTGGCAACAGCACAGCTATCCAGGAGCTGTTCAAGCGCATCTCTGAGCAGTTCACAGCCATGTTCAGGCGTAAAGCTTTCCTCCACTGGTACACTGGTGAGGGTATGGATGAGATGGAGTTCACCGAGGCAGAGAGCAACATGAACGACCTGGTTTCTGAGTACCAGCAGTACCAGGATGCcactgctgaggaggagggagagtttgAAGAGGATGGTGAGGAAGAGCTGGCCTaa